From Streptomyces chrestomyceticus JCM 4735, one genomic window encodes:
- a CDS encoding YggS family pyridoxal phosphate-dependent enzyme, translated as MSAERLSTAAPDVAARLAAVTARLNLACTRAGVPPRDVRFVAVSKFHGAPAITAALEAGHRHFGESRVQEVQGKWPPLRERHPGTLLHLIGPLQTNKAAAAVRAFDVLHSVDRPRLAAALAAAMDRTGRRPDCFVQVNVGDEPHKSGVPVAGTDAFVKECVDTYGLPVVGLMCIPPYGGDPRPHFRTLRTLAAASGLRQLSMGMSADFETAVAEGATTVRVGEAVFGPRPRH; from the coding sequence ATGAGCGCCGAGCGGTTGTCCACGGCGGCACCGGACGTCGCGGCGCGCCTGGCCGCCGTCACCGCCCGCCTGAACCTGGCCTGTACGCGCGCCGGGGTGCCGCCCCGGGACGTACGGTTCGTCGCCGTCAGCAAGTTCCACGGCGCGCCCGCGATCACCGCCGCCCTGGAAGCCGGACACCGGCACTTCGGCGAGAGCCGGGTGCAGGAGGTCCAGGGCAAGTGGCCGCCGCTGCGCGAGCGCCACCCCGGCACCCTGCTCCACCTCATCGGTCCACTCCAGACCAACAAGGCCGCGGCGGCCGTCCGCGCCTTCGACGTGCTGCACAGCGTGGACCGGCCGCGCCTGGCCGCGGCCCTGGCCGCAGCCATGGACCGCACCGGACGCCGCCCGGACTGCTTCGTCCAGGTCAACGTCGGCGACGAACCGCACAAGAGCGGCGTGCCCGTCGCCGGGACGGACGCGTTCGTCAAGGAGTGCGTGGACACCTACGGCCTCCCCGTCGTCGGCCTGATGTGCATCCCGCCCTACGGGGGCGACCCGCGCCCGCACTTCAGAACGCTGCGCACACTGGCTGCCGCGTCGGGCCTGCGGCAGCTCAGTATGGGGATGAGCGCCGACTTCGAGACCGCGGTGGCCGAAGGCGCGACCACGGTGCGGGTCGGCGAGGCGGTCTTCGGTCCGCGCCCGCGGCACTGA
- a CDS encoding phosphoribosyltransferase family protein, whose translation MLLEEVYAGAPTVKSGRHITTVNEFTDQSPALRPEVLAEATSRLIELGSFETGKILVEEDKGAILGSAVSLAVGLPLAVARWYTYDLSGHGISVPLDSEYFAGTLYVNGVEPGDRVTIVDDTISTGGTLIALIEAVRAAGARVEEVLVAVEKPENGGRQRVAERFGIQVRSVIRIAVDPESGRVAVLG comes from the coding sequence ATGTTGCTGGAAGAGGTTTACGCGGGTGCGCCGACCGTCAAATCGGGGCGGCATATCACCACCGTCAATGAATTCACCGACCAGTCGCCCGCACTCCGCCCGGAAGTGCTCGCGGAGGCGACCAGCCGGCTGATCGAACTGGGCAGTTTCGAGACCGGGAAGATCCTGGTCGAGGAGGACAAGGGCGCGATTCTCGGCAGCGCGGTGTCGCTGGCCGTCGGGCTGCCGCTCGCCGTCGCCCGCTGGTACACCTACGACCTGAGCGGGCACGGCATCTCGGTGCCGCTGGACAGCGAGTACTTCGCGGGCACGCTCTACGTCAACGGCGTCGAGCCGGGCGACCGGGTGACGATCGTCGACGACACCATCAGCACGGGCGGCACCCTGATCGCCCTGATCGAGGCCGTCCGGGCGGCCGGTGCCCGGGTGGAGGAAGTCCTGGTGGCGGTGGAGAAGCCGGAGAACGGCGGCCGGCAGCGGGTCGCCGAGCGCTTCGGCATCCAGGTCCGCTCGGTCATCCGCATCGCGGTCGACCCGGAGTCCGGCCGCGTCGCCGTCCTGGGCTGA
- a CDS encoding HGxxPAAW family protein: MSSSGHGHTPAAWTGVIISFIGFCVAGAFTVLANVPGFWAGMVLIGLGAVVGGVMRLAGMGQGGKKTSHGPAEVRPQEG, translated from the coding sequence ATGTCGAGCAGTGGCCACGGACACACTCCCGCCGCCTGGACCGGCGTCATCATCTCGTTCATCGGCTTCTGCGTCGCCGGCGCCTTCACCGTGCTGGCGAACGTGCCCGGCTTCTGGGCGGGCATGGTCCTGATCGGCCTCGGTGCCGTCGTGGGCGGCGTGATGCGCCTGGCCGGGATGGGCCAGGGCGGCAAGAAGACCTCCCACGGTCCGGCCGAGGTCCGGCCCCAGGAGGGCTGA
- the trpM gene encoding tryptophan biosynthesis modulator TrpM yields the protein MTTTRLHRPGPGTLPGPDGVLAAAGAARDPHAALGRGCRPRGCRAPARRVHGRRVRYHIGAEPGQINGRRWRRNGAL from the coding sequence ATGACCACCACCCGCCTCCACCGCCCCGGCCCGGGAACCCTCCCGGGGCCGGACGGCGTGCTCGCCGCGGCCGGTGCCGCGCGCGATCCGCACGCGGCGCTGGGGCGCGGGTGCCGCCCGCGTGGCTGCCGGGCGCCCGCCCGCCGGGTGCACGGACGGCGGGTCAGGTATCACATCGGCGCGGAGCCGGGCCAGATCAACGGCAGGCGATGGCGTCGTAACGGCGCGCTGTAG
- a CDS encoding PLP-dependent cysteine synthase family protein codes for MSTTSPGAETGRTPLYELRHIAEPGAARIFAKCEFRNPTGSHKDRVFSYMIDELERAGTISPGMTLVECSTGNGGAALSRVGAQRGYRIVVIMPEGMTEERRKQIASWGGTVVETSADGFLLEGEETARRYVAEHLGSHFLDQSTNQLNWRAWRSCGRELVADLHAAGETPGHFICSIGTGGTFTGIADILKSAHPALRTWAVEVDRSAALYAKRHGLPFEHHSHNMMGLGPGKVPANLREELVDEVELITGDDGWNTMKRLISEEGLPVGPTAGGNIFAAQRLARTLPPEEIVVTVLFDSAWKYLSIWDGRYEQYGAETDS; via the coding sequence GTGAGCACCACCAGCCCCGGCGCCGAGACCGGCCGCACACCGTTGTACGAACTACGCCATATTGCCGAACCCGGAGCCGCCCGCATATTCGCGAAATGTGAATTCCGTAATCCCACCGGAAGTCACAAGGACCGGGTCTTCTCCTACATGATCGATGAACTGGAGCGGGCCGGAACGATCAGCCCCGGAATGACCTTGGTCGAATGTTCGACCGGAAACGGCGGCGCCGCGCTCTCCCGGGTCGGCGCCCAACGCGGATACCGCATTGTCGTCATCATGCCGGAAGGCATGACCGAAGAACGCCGTAAACAGATCGCGTCCTGGGGCGGCACGGTCGTCGAGACCTCCGCCGACGGCTTCCTGCTGGAGGGCGAGGAGACCGCCCGGCGATACGTGGCCGAACACCTCGGCAGCCACTTCCTCGACCAGTCCACCAACCAGCTCAACTGGCGCGCCTGGCGCTCCTGCGGCCGCGAACTCGTCGCCGACCTGCACGCGGCGGGCGAGACCCCCGGCCACTTCATCTGCTCCATCGGCACCGGCGGCACCTTCACCGGCATCGCCGACATCCTCAAGAGCGCCCACCCCGCCCTGCGCACCTGGGCCGTCGAGGTGGACCGCTCGGCCGCCCTGTACGCCAAGCGGCACGGCCTGCCCTTCGAGCACCACAGCCACAACATGATGGGTCTGGGCCCGGGGAAGGTACCGGCCAACCTCCGCGAGGAACTCGTCGACGAGGTCGAACTGATCACCGGCGACGACGGCTGGAACACCATGAAACGCCTCATCTCCGAGGAAGGACTGCCCGTCGGGCCCACCGCCGGCGGCAACATCTTCGCCGCCCAGCGGCTGGCCAGGACCCTGCCGCCGGAAGAGATCGTGGTCACCGTGCTGTTCGACTCCGCCTGGAAGTACCTCAGCATCTGGGACGGCCGGTACGAGCAGTACGGGGCGGAGACGGACTCATGA
- the hisI gene encoding phosphoribosyl-AMP cyclohydrolase, protein MSSRVLKSQLDPAVAARLKRDADGLVPAIAQQYDTGEVLMLGWMDDEALHRTLTTGRCTYWSRSRQEYWVKGDTSGHVQHVKSVALDCDADTVLVKVDQVGAACHTGARTCFDEDVLTGGQ, encoded by the coding sequence ATGAGCAGCCGCGTCCTGAAGTCCCAGCTCGACCCGGCCGTCGCCGCCCGCCTCAAGCGCGACGCCGACGGTCTGGTCCCCGCCATCGCCCAGCAGTACGACACCGGCGAGGTGCTGATGCTCGGCTGGATGGACGACGAGGCGCTGCACCGCACGCTCACCACCGGCCGCTGCACGTACTGGAGCCGCAGCCGCCAGGAATACTGGGTCAAGGGCGACACCTCCGGACACGTCCAGCACGTGAAGTCCGTCGCCCTGGACTGCGACGCGGACACCGTCCTGGTCAAGGTCGACCAGGTCGGCGCGGCCTGTCACACCGGAGCCCGTACCTGCTTCGATGAGGATGTGCTCACCGGAGGGCAGTAG
- a CDS encoding LysR family transcriptional regulator gives MQPQQLRYFVAVADTRHFTRAAEREHVAQPSLSQQIKALERELGADLFHRARGHITLTDAGRTLLPLARRILADTETARREVQEVAQLRRGRLRLGAPPSLCASLVPDVLSVFHAAYPGVELVVHEDGSQDLVRVLAAGELDLALIITPLPEQAPALATAELLREELVVVSAPDRPAPVGGGRRMRVEDLRDRPLAMFRRGYDLREFTTAACRAAGFEPVFTVEGGEMDAVLGFVRAGLGVAVVPSMVAERSGLRVTRFATRGMHRVISVAHRGDVSPPRAARELRRILLTHLGLERPGG, from the coding sequence ATGCAGCCGCAGCAGCTCCGCTACTTCGTGGCGGTCGCCGACACCCGCCACTTCACCCGCGCCGCCGAGCGCGAGCACGTCGCGCAGCCCTCCCTCTCGCAGCAGATCAAGGCCCTGGAACGGGAACTGGGCGCCGATCTGTTCCACCGGGCGCGCGGCCACATCACCCTCACCGACGCGGGCCGGACCCTGCTGCCGCTGGCCCGGCGCATCCTCGCCGACACCGAGACCGCCCGGCGCGAGGTGCAGGAGGTCGCGCAGCTCAGGCGCGGCCGGCTGCGGCTCGGCGCGCCGCCCAGCCTGTGCGCGAGCCTGGTCCCGGACGTGCTGAGCGTCTTCCACGCCGCCTATCCGGGAGTGGAACTGGTCGTCCACGAGGACGGTTCGCAGGATCTCGTACGCGTCCTGGCGGCCGGTGAGCTGGACCTCGCCCTCATCATCACGCCCCTGCCCGAGCAGGCCCCGGCGCTGGCCACCGCCGAACTGCTGCGCGAGGAACTGGTCGTGGTCTCCGCGCCGGACCGCCCGGCCCCGGTGGGCGGCGGCCGGCGGATGCGCGTGGAGGATCTGCGCGACCGGCCGCTGGCGATGTTCCGGCGCGGCTACGACCTGCGGGAGTTCACCACGGCGGCGTGCCGGGCGGCCGGATTCGAGCCGGTGTTCACGGTGGAGGGCGGCGAGATGGACGCGGTGCTGGGCTTCGTACGGGCCGGGCTGGGCGTCGCGGTCGTGCCCAGCATGGTCGCCGAACGCTCGGGGCTGCGCGTCACCCGCTTCGCGACCCGGGGCATGCACCGGGTGATCTCGGTGGCGCACCGGGGGGACGTCTCGCCGCCGCGGGCCGCCCGGGAGCTGCGGCGGATACTGCTGACACACCTGGGGCTGGAGCGGCCGGGCGGCTGA
- the trpC gene encoding indole-3-glycerol phosphate synthase TrpC has protein sequence MSVLDEIIEGVRADLAERQARVGLDELKERALKARPAKDGVAALKGDSVTVICEVKRSSPSKGALAAIADPAGLAADYEAGGAAVISVLTEQRKFGGSLADLEAVRARVDIPVLRKDFIVTAYQLWEARAYGADLALLIVAALEQEALVSLIERAESIGLTPLVEVHDEEEVQRAVDAGARIIGVNARNLKTLEVDRGNFARIAPEIPDHIVKIAESGVRGPHDLIAYANEGADAVLVGESLVTGKDPKTAVADLVAAGSHPAIRHGRA, from the coding sequence GTGAGTGTGCTCGACGAGATCATCGAGGGAGTCCGCGCCGACCTTGCCGAGCGGCAGGCGCGCGTCGGCCTCGACGAGCTCAAGGAGCGGGCCCTCAAGGCGCGCCCGGCCAAGGACGGAGTAGCGGCCCTCAAGGGCGACAGCGTCACGGTGATCTGCGAGGTCAAGCGCTCCAGTCCGTCGAAGGGCGCGCTCGCCGCCATCGCCGACCCGGCCGGCCTCGCCGCCGACTACGAGGCGGGCGGCGCGGCGGTCATCTCCGTACTGACGGAGCAGCGGAAGTTCGGCGGTTCGCTCGCCGACCTGGAGGCCGTCCGGGCCCGGGTCGACATCCCCGTCCTGCGCAAGGACTTCATCGTCACCGCCTACCAGTTGTGGGAGGCCCGCGCGTACGGCGCCGACCTGGCGCTGCTGATCGTCGCCGCGCTGGAGCAGGAGGCGCTGGTCTCGCTGATCGAGCGCGCCGAGTCGATCGGGCTGACGCCGCTGGTCGAGGTGCACGACGAGGAAGAGGTCCAGCGGGCGGTGGACGCCGGTGCGCGGATCATCGGGGTCAACGCCCGCAACCTGAAGACCCTTGAGGTCGACCGGGGGAACTTCGCGCGGATCGCGCCGGAGATCCCGGACCACATCGTCAAGATCGCCGAGTCGGGTGTGCGCGGGCCGCACGACCTGATCGCCTACGCCAACGAGGGCGCCGACGCCGTACTGGTCGGCGAGTCGCTGGTCACCGGCAAGGACCCGAAGACCGCCGTCGCCGACCTGGTCGCGGCCGGCTCGCACCCCGCCATCCGGCACGGGCGGGCCTGA
- a CDS encoding anthranilate synthase component I, with protein sequence MTSGTTGTATPDLENFRKLAKDRRVIPVTRRLLADGDTPVGLYRKLAAERPGTFLLESAENGRTWSRYSFIGVRSAATLTVRDGQAHWLGTPPVGMPSGGDPLAALRATVEALHTPRDLIEGEGLPPFTGGMVGYLGYDIVRRLEKIGDSTADDLGLPELTMLLTSDLAVLDHWNGTVLLIANAINHNDLDTGVDEAYADAVARLDAMAYDLARPAPASAAALPPSELPPYTARWGGPAYQEAVEDVKERIRAGDAFQVVPSQRFETACTASALDVYRVLRATNPSPYMYLLRFEDGIDIVGSSPEALVKVENGQATLHPIAGTRPRGATVPEDQALADELMADPKERAEHLMLVDLGRNDLGRVCEPGSVEVVDFMSVERYSHVMHIVSTVTGRLAPGRTAFDVLTACFPAGTLSGAPKPRAMQIIEELEPTRRGLYGGCVGYLDFAGDSDTAIAIRTALLRDGTAYVQAGAGVVADSDPVAEDTECRNKAAAVLRAVHTANGLGV encoded by the coding sequence ATGACCTCGGGAACCACCGGCACCGCCACGCCAGACCTGGAGAACTTCCGTAAGCTCGCCAAGGACCGGCGGGTCATCCCCGTCACCCGGCGGCTGCTCGCCGACGGCGACACCCCGGTGGGCCTCTACCGCAAGCTGGCCGCCGAACGTCCGGGCACCTTCCTGCTCGAATCGGCCGAGAACGGCCGCACCTGGTCCCGGTATTCCTTCATCGGCGTCCGCAGCGCCGCCACCCTGACCGTGCGCGACGGGCAGGCCCACTGGCTGGGCACCCCGCCGGTCGGCATGCCCTCCGGCGGCGACCCGCTCGCCGCCCTCCGCGCCACCGTCGAGGCGCTGCACACCCCGCGCGACCTGATCGAGGGCGAGGGCCTGCCGCCCTTCACCGGCGGCATGGTCGGCTACCTCGGCTACGACATCGTGCGCCGCCTGGAGAAGATCGGCGACAGCACCGCGGACGACCTCGGCCTGCCCGAGCTGACCATGCTGCTCACCTCCGACCTGGCCGTACTGGACCACTGGAACGGCACGGTCCTGCTGATCGCCAACGCCATCAACCACAACGACCTGGACACCGGCGTGGACGAGGCGTACGCGGACGCCGTGGCCCGCCTGGACGCGATGGCCTACGACCTGGCCCGCCCGGCCCCCGCGAGCGCCGCGGCCCTGCCGCCCTCCGAACTGCCCCCGTACACCGCGCGGTGGGGCGGTCCCGCCTACCAGGAGGCGGTCGAGGACGTGAAGGAGCGCATCCGCGCGGGCGACGCCTTCCAGGTCGTGCCCTCGCAGCGGTTCGAGACCGCCTGCACCGCCTCCGCGTTGGACGTCTACCGGGTGCTGCGGGCCACCAACCCCAGCCCGTACATGTACCTGCTGCGCTTCGAGGACGGCATCGACATCGTCGGCTCCAGCCCCGAGGCGCTGGTCAAGGTCGAGAACGGGCAGGCCACGCTGCATCCCATCGCGGGCACGCGGCCGCGCGGCGCGACCGTCCCGGAGGACCAGGCCCTCGCCGACGAGCTGATGGCCGACCCGAAGGAACGCGCCGAACACCTGATGCTCGTCGACCTGGGCCGCAACGACCTGGGCCGGGTCTGCGAACCCGGCAGCGTCGAGGTCGTCGACTTCATGTCCGTCGAGCGCTACAGCCACGTCATGCACATCGTCTCCACCGTGACCGGGCGGCTGGCGCCCGGCCGTACCGCCTTCGACGTGCTCACCGCCTGCTTCCCCGCGGGCACCCTCTCCGGCGCCCCCAAGCCGCGCGCGATGCAGATCATCGAGGAGCTGGAGCCGACCCGGCGCGGCCTGTACGGCGGCTGCGTCGGCTACCTGGACTTCGCCGGCGACTCCGACACCGCCATCGCGATCCGGACCGCGCTGCTGCGGGACGGCACCGCGTACGTCCAGGCCGGCGCGGGCGTCGTCGCGGACTCCGACCCGGTGGCGGAGGACACGGAGTGCCGCAACAAGGCGGCCGCCGTGCTGCGGGCCGTGCACACGGCCAACGGACTGGGGGTCTGA
- a CDS encoding ATP-grasp domain-containing protein encodes MQCLIVDAYSTGRFLPAALAELGVKCVHVQSAPTLPYYLLRTFPQDAFTECLVHDGDLEALLDAVRPAAPAFVLPGNESGVDLADTLARRLGLPGNAPDERRVRRDKYDMAMAVRAHGLRAPDTLRTSRFDTALGWARAHGRWPLVVKPADSAGTDNVFFCADPVELCTSFGHILSSSNVQGNRNKTVVLQERLTGTEYFANTVSVDGRHHIAEIWRYHKRRGRSGAAIYDYEEPLTAHDPAAAALAPYLLGVLDALGVRWGPAHSEVMLTAEGPVLIETGARLAGSILPHVVSRCFGTNHVELTALAGSDPAAFAARTAVPAEPRTGLRYVSLISPFAGRLTSLDGFERLRELPSYADHHLGVRAGDFLSPTVDSATSPGVCYLLHEDERQIETDYRRLRALELQETGGLYEVVRER; translated from the coding sequence ATGCAGTGTCTGATCGTTGACGCCTACTCCACCGGCCGTTTCCTGCCCGCCGCCCTCGCCGAACTCGGCGTCAAGTGCGTCCATGTGCAGAGCGCCCCGACCCTTCCGTACTACCTCCTGCGGACCTTCCCGCAGGACGCCTTCACCGAATGCCTGGTGCACGACGGCGACCTGGAGGCCCTGCTGGACGCGGTGCGCCCGGCCGCCCCCGCCTTCGTCCTGCCCGGCAACGAGAGCGGCGTCGACCTCGCCGACACCCTCGCCCGCCGCCTCGGTCTGCCCGGCAACGCCCCGGACGAGCGGCGGGTACGGCGCGACAAGTACGACATGGCGATGGCCGTACGGGCCCACGGGCTACGCGCCCCGGACACCCTGCGCACCTCCCGCTTCGACACCGCCCTCGGCTGGGCGCGGGCGCACGGCCGCTGGCCGCTGGTCGTCAAACCCGCCGACAGCGCGGGCACCGACAATGTCTTCTTCTGTGCCGACCCGGTCGAACTGTGCACCTCCTTCGGCCACATCCTCAGCTCGTCCAACGTCCAGGGAAACCGCAACAAGACCGTCGTCCTCCAGGAACGCCTGACGGGCACCGAGTACTTCGCCAACACCGTCAGCGTCGACGGCCGCCACCACATCGCCGAGATCTGGCGCTACCACAAGCGGCGCGGCCGCAGCGGGGCGGCGATCTACGACTACGAGGAGCCGCTGACCGCGCACGACCCCGCTGCCGCCGCCCTCGCCCCGTACCTCCTGGGCGTCCTGGACGCGCTCGGCGTGCGGTGGGGGCCCGCGCACTCGGAGGTCATGCTGACCGCCGAGGGGCCCGTCCTGATCGAGACCGGCGCCCGGCTGGCCGGCAGCATCCTGCCGCACGTGGTCAGCCGCTGTTTCGGCACCAACCACGTGGAACTCACCGCCCTGGCCGGCAGCGACCCGGCGGCCTTCGCCGCCCGCACCGCCGTCCCGGCCGAGCCGCGCACCGGACTGCGCTACGTCTCGCTGATCTCCCCGTTCGCGGGGCGGCTGACGTCCCTGGACGGCTTCGAGCGGCTGCGCGAGCTGCCCTCGTACGCCGACCACCACCTCGGCGTCCGGGCCGGCGACTTCCTCAGCCCCACGGTGGACTCGGCGACGTCACCCGGCGTCTGCTACCTCCTCCACGAGGACGAGCGGCAGATCGAGACGGACTACCGGCGGCTGCGCGCGCTGGAACTCCAGGAGACGGGCGGGCTCTACGAGGTCGTCAGGGAACGGTGA
- a CDS encoding EamA family transporter, whose translation MTALFVFSLFSALVDVFASERLQHVDPGSVAAVAFTLTGAFFCLLTAVRLRPARLLAVVRAHAADLVVLNITTAVTWLTLLYALKLMEPAVTNVVSIAIGPAFTVLLQALWWKRDRVLPGELLSAIGILLTLAGLVWASLDGRSGVGDRAALAMTLGLCAAVASGAGGAANVVFSARLGAAGVDVPTVMGLRFGLVAAVGWTLASFSGAEQLGRALVPGAVVAVIGVSIPAYLVQIGVRKVTPMTASMICALAPAMTLLLQLADSRLTFSVPSTLGIAVITVFIAIGLLARRGAPPAAVAQESRTHAVSDR comes from the coding sequence GTGACCGCGCTGTTCGTCTTCAGCCTGTTCTCCGCCCTGGTGGACGTCTTCGCCTCCGAACGCCTGCAGCACGTGGACCCGGGGAGCGTGGCCGCGGTCGCCTTCACCCTGACCGGGGCGTTCTTCTGCCTGCTCACCGCCGTCCGGCTGCGCCCGGCCCGGCTGCTGGCCGTCGTCCGGGCGCACGCCGCCGACCTCGTCGTCCTCAACATCACCACCGCCGTGACCTGGCTGACGCTCCTGTACGCCCTCAAGCTCATGGAGCCGGCCGTCACCAACGTCGTGTCCATCGCCATCGGCCCCGCCTTCACCGTCCTCCTCCAGGCCCTGTGGTGGAAGCGGGACCGCGTCCTGCCCGGCGAGCTGCTGTCCGCGATCGGCATCCTGCTCACCCTGGCCGGACTGGTCTGGGCGTCGCTGGACGGCCGCAGCGGCGTCGGCGACCGGGCCGCCCTGGCCATGACACTGGGCCTGTGCGCCGCGGTCGCCTCCGGCGCCGGCGGGGCCGCCAACGTCGTCTTCTCCGCCCGCCTGGGCGCGGCCGGGGTCGACGTACCGACCGTCATGGGGCTGCGGTTCGGCCTGGTGGCGGCGGTCGGCTGGACGCTGGCGTCCTTCTCCGGGGCCGAGCAGCTCGGCCGGGCGCTGGTGCCCGGCGCGGTGGTGGCCGTCATCGGCGTCTCGATCCCCGCCTACCTGGTGCAGATCGGGGTACGGAAGGTCACCCCGATGACCGCCTCCATGATCTGCGCGCTCGCGCCCGCCATGACCCTCCTCCTCCAGTTGGCCGACTCCCGGCTGACGTTCTCGGTGCCGTCGACCCTCGGCATCGCCGTGATCACCGTCTTCATCGCGATCGGGCTGCTGGCCCGCCGGGGCGCGCCCCCGGCCGCGGTGGCGCAGGAAAGCAGGACCCATGCAGTGTCTGATCGTTGA
- a CDS encoding TIGR03085 family metal-binding protein, with protein MSTHAKRERLLLADLLESAGPEGPTLCEGWTARDLAAHVVVRERRPDAAGGLLLKPLASHLERVQQEFAAKPFDELLRLVRTGPPKLSPFSLKQIDEASNTVEFFVHAEDVRRARPDWTPRELDPVFSDALWSRLEKMARLLGRKSPVGLVLRRPDGRTAVAHRGTPVVTVTGEPGELLLFTFGRQTVADVQLDGEKDAVAKVLEAGLGL; from the coding sequence ATGTCGACCCATGCGAAGCGCGAACGGCTGCTGCTTGCCGACCTGTTGGAGAGTGCCGGGCCCGAGGGGCCGACGCTGTGCGAGGGCTGGACCGCTCGGGACCTCGCCGCACACGTCGTGGTGCGCGAGCGGCGGCCGGACGCCGCCGGCGGGCTGCTCCTCAAACCGCTGGCGAGCCACCTGGAGCGGGTGCAGCAGGAGTTCGCCGCGAAGCCGTTCGACGAGCTGTTGCGGCTGGTCAGGACCGGTCCGCCCAAGCTGTCGCCGTTCTCGCTCAAGCAGATCGACGAGGCGTCCAACACGGTCGAGTTCTTCGTCCACGCCGAGGACGTACGGCGGGCGCGGCCCGACTGGACGCCGCGCGAGCTGGACCCGGTGTTCTCGGACGCCCTGTGGTCGCGTCTGGAGAAGATGGCGCGGCTGCTGGGCCGCAAGTCGCCGGTGGGGCTGGTGCTGCGGCGGCCGGACGGCCGGACGGCTGTCGCCCACCGGGGCACGCCGGTCGTCACGGTCACCGGTGAGCCGGGCGAGCTGCTGCTGTTCACGTTCGGACGGCAGACGGTGGCGGATGTGCAGTTGGACGGGGAGAAGGACGCGGTGGCCAAGGTCCTGGAGGCCGGGCTCGGTCTGTAG
- a CDS encoding TIGR02234 family membrane protein: protein MVGVTAVDPSRTGATAASPASPPRPARSGRSLALALIAGAAGAAVVLLASGRTWAKATAVVAQGQLPQTASGQDVTGVPGALAIVGLAALVALFAVRGAGRTAVAVLLALSGAGTVVGAYLGISDTAALREKAATATGLSDAGVQDVSHTFWPWVAVVGGLLLLVAGVLALLYGRHWPAMSARYERAGAAPRGPRRSAAADPDRPEEMWKSLDRGEDPTR from the coding sequence GTGGTGGGTGTGACTGCCGTAGACCCTTCCCGTACCGGCGCGACAGCGGCTTCGCCGGCCTCGCCGCCCAGGCCCGCACGCAGCGGCCGCAGCCTGGCCCTCGCGCTGATCGCCGGCGCGGCCGGCGCCGCCGTCGTGCTGCTGGCCTCCGGCCGCACCTGGGCGAAGGCCACCGCCGTCGTCGCCCAGGGGCAACTGCCGCAGACCGCGTCGGGGCAGGACGTCACGGGCGTGCCCGGGGCGCTCGCCATCGTCGGGCTCGCCGCCCTGGTCGCCCTCTTCGCCGTCCGCGGGGCGGGCCGGACGGCGGTCGCCGTGCTGCTCGCCCTCAGCGGCGCGGGCACCGTCGTCGGCGCGTACCTCGGCATCTCCGACACCGCCGCACTCCGCGAGAAGGCGGCCACCGCGACCGGACTGTCGGACGCCGGTGTCCAGGACGTTTCGCACACCTTCTGGCCCTGGGTGGCGGTCGTCGGCGGCCTGCTGCTGCTGGTCGCGGGGGTTCTGGCGCTGCTGTACGGGCGCCACTGGCCCGCGATGTCCGCGCGCTACGAGCGCGCCGGCGCGGCTCCCCGCGGCCCGCGCCGCTCGGCCGCCGCCGACCCGGACCGCCCGGAAGAGATGTGGAAGTCCCTGGACCGGGGCGAGGACCCGACCCGGTAG
- a CDS encoding DUF2752 domain-containing protein — protein sequence MAAVVASFAFVGLVDPNEPGHYPACPLLALTGIYCPACGGLRSAHAVAHGDLATAAGANVLAVAGYAAFALFWAAWTVRAARGLPTAGPRPGAAHWWALAGLLLVFTAVRNLPVGEGLTP from the coding sequence ATGGCGGCCGTCGTCGCCTCCTTCGCCTTCGTGGGGCTCGTCGACCCCAACGAGCCCGGTCACTACCCGGCCTGCCCCCTGCTCGCCCTCACCGGCATCTACTGCCCGGCCTGCGGCGGACTGCGCAGCGCGCACGCCGTCGCGCACGGCGACCTCGCCACGGCCGCCGGAGCCAATGTGCTGGCAGTCGCCGGTTACGCGGCTTTCGCGCTCTTCTGGGCGGCCTGGACCGTACGGGCGGCACGCGGGCTCCCGACGGCGGGCCCACGGCCCGGAGCGGCGCACTGGTGGGCGCTGGCCGGGCTGCTGCTCGTCTTCACGGCCGTACGCAATCTGCCGGTCGGAGAGGGGTTGACTCCGTGA